One genomic region from Strix aluco isolate bStrAlu1 chromosome 25, bStrAlu1.hap1, whole genome shotgun sequence encodes:
- the PNPLA1 gene encoding omega-hydroxyceramide transacylase — MAEEDLQGSSTRFSLSFSGSGFLVLYQVGVVQSLLELAPKLLKSACKVYGSSAGSIIAAAVVCGVGLDDIKESLFAMAKEVRKTLLGPLSPKCSLLANIKTILQRTLPEDSYQLASGRLHISLTRVVDGQNVIASEFSSKEELIQALLCSCFLPIYCGFIPPSYRGVRYVDGGFTGLQPVSSLEEAVITVSPFTGELDICPRDCPAIFFCYQIFNGSIQISIENLCRISYALFPPSTMVLNDIFSQGYQDTALFLYRNNAFGFNYFDGNFRFASMCGKNDFSQSNGRSTGLCKRVPQRLTPYFLPGLALWRKEQVTGLQNPLSKVLLQPYRLPALVRKGLEKLWGLLEGISSMVERFQKLLQTMVPGLLKKAMARR, encoded by the exons ATGGCTGAGGAGGATCTCCAGGGTTCGAGCACCCGTTTCTCGCTCTCCTTTTCGGGCAGCGGCTTCCTCGTCCTGTACCAGGTTGGGGTGGTGCAGTCCCTCCTGGAGCTGGCTCCCAAACTCCTCAAGTCTGCGTGCAAGGTCTATGGGTCGTCCGCCGGCTCGATCATCGCTGCTGCTGTGGTGTGCGGCGTCGGCCTCG ATGACATAAAGGAATCTCTATTTGCCATGGCAAAGGAAGTCAGGAAAACCCTCCTGGGCCCTCTCTCTCCCAAGTGCAGCTTGCTGGCGAACATCAAGACTATTCTGCAGCGGACACTACCAGAGGACTCCTACCAGCTGGCTTCAGGGCGGCTGCACATCTCGCTCACGCGGGTGGTGGACGGCCAAAATGTCATAGCCTCTGAGTTCAGCTCGAAAGAGGAGCTCATTCAG gctctcctctgcagctgctttCTTCCTATCTACTGTGGATTCATCCCTCCATCCTACCGAGGTGTG CGATACGTTGATGGAGGATTCACCGGCCTGCAGCCTGTTTCCAGCTTGGAGGAAGCCGTGATCACTGTGTCCCCATTCACGGGAGAGCTTGATATCTGTCCGCGGGATTGCCCCGCTATCTTCTTCTGTTACCAGATCTTCAACGGCAGCATTCAGATCTCGATAGAAAACCTCTGCAGGATTAGCTATGCTCTCTTTCCACCTAGCACCATG GTGTTGAATGACATTTTCTCCCAAGGGTACCAGGACACTGCCCTTTTCCTGTACAGGAACA atgcctttggctttaactaCTTCGATGGCAATTTTCGCTTCGCCAGCATGTGTGGGAAAAATGACTTTTCACAATCCAATGGGAGAAGCACCGGCCTATGCAAAAGGGTACCACAGCGCCTGACTCCTTACTTCCTGCCAG GCTTGGCtctgtggaggaaggagcaggtGACCGGACTGCAGAATCCACTGTCAAAGGTCCTGTTGCAGCCATACAGGCTGCCAGCTCTTGTCAGGAAGGG gctggagaagctgtgggggcTGCTGGAAGGTATTAGCTCCATGGTAGAACGGTTCCAGAAGCTCCTCCAAACCATGGTGCCTGGTTTGCTTAAGAAAGCCATGGCCAGGAG GTAA